In Streptomyces erythrochromogenes, the DNA window GCCGGTGCCCCACAGGGTCCACGCCCCGCCGAAGGCGAGCGAGCAGGCGAAGCGGGCCAGTGCCTGGCCGGTGCCGACCAGGGCCAGGCCGGTGGCGCGCAGGGACTCCGGGACGGTGGCGGCGACGGCGGCGGGCAGCACCCCGTCGGTGGCGGCGTAGAACATGCCGTGCAGGGCGAGCACGAGGTAGGGCAGCGCGGGCCAGTCGGGGGCCCACAGCAGCAGCCCGTAGGCGGCGAGCAGGAGGGCGTGCCCGGTCAGGAAGACGGTGCGGCGCCCGATCCGGTCGGCGAGGGCGCCGGCCGGGACGGCCAGCAGCAGGAACACGGCGGCGGTCCCGAGCGGCAGGAGCGGGAACCACTGGTCGTCGATGCCGGTCCGGCGCTGGAGCAGCAGGTAGACGAACGCGTCGCTGACGGTGGTGAGGCCGAGGAGGACCGCACAGAGCGCCAGGGCGCGCAGCCGCGGCAGGCGCAGCAGGGCCGCCGCGTCGCGCAGGCGTACGGGGTTCGGGCGGGCCGGGGCCGGAAGGGCGGCGGGCGGGGCCGCGGCCTGCCGGGGCGGGGTGCCGCCCGCGCCGGAGGGGACGAACAGCAGGAGCACCACGACGCCGAGTACGGCGACGCAGGCGCTGACGCCGAAGACGGCGTCGTAGCCGTCGACGGCCACGCCGAGGATGAGGAAGGCGGCGAGGGGGCCGAGCAGCGCGCCCGTGGTGTCCATGGCCCGGTGGACGCCGAAGGCCCGGCCCTGTAACCCGTCCGGTGTGGACAGGGAGATGAGCGCGTCGCGCGGGGCCGTGCGCAGGCCCTTGCCGGTGCGTTCCAGCGCGAGGATCACGCTGATCGGGCCCAGGCTGTGGGCGAGCAGCAGCAGGGGTTTGCACAGGGCGGACAGGCCGTAGCCGAGGCCGGCGACCAGCTTGTGGTTGCGGACCCGGTCGGCGAGGTGGCCTCCGGTGAGCTGCACCAGGGCGCTGACGCCGTTGTAGACCCCGTCGAGGGCGCCGAATCCGAGCGGGCTCAGGCCCAGCCCGGCGATCAGGTACAGGGGCAGGACGGCGGTGACCATCTCGGAGGAGATGTCGGTGATCAGGCTGACCGTGCCCAGCGCGAGGACGGTCGAGGCGACCGCCGGCGCCCTGCCGGATCCCCGGTCCGTCGGCGCGGTCTTCGCGCCCGAGGGCGCGGAGCGGTCCGCGAGGTACATGCTCTGGCGCTCCCCCGTGCAGACGGTCTGAGGTCGTTCGAACGTGCGAGTCGAACCCGAACCCTAGTGCGTGTACGGGCCAACTGTGGTGCGTACGCCACGATTCGGCCGTACGCACCGGCGCGTCACTGCCGGCTGCTCTCGTCCCGCAGCCAGGTGGAGAAGTCCTGCTCGCGGATGGCCTTGCGGGCGCCCCGGCGGGCGGCGAGGGCGGCCGCCGCGAACACCACGACCGCGGGCAGCAGTTCCGGATCGGCGCGCAGCAGGGCGCGCAGGTCGGACGCTCCGGTGCGCGCCGAGGGCGCGGCCCCCGCGCAGGCCTCCCGCGCGGCCTGGAAGCGCTCGAACTCCGCGGAGGAGGTCGCCGCGCGGACCTTGCGCCGGATCAGGTCGGACCAGGTGCGCGGCGGACGCACGACGACCCGGGCCGCCTCCACCACGCGCCGCTCCCCCGGCCCGAAGGCGAGGGACGCGGCCAGGTCGTCGGCCATCAGCGGGGGCAGTGCGGCGATCCGCTTGTGTCCCTCCTCGGTCACGGCGATGACGCCCCGGCCGAACAGGCCCTCGCGGACGGCCGGCAGCCGCTGCCAGACCCGGTAGTAGGCCCGGACCGGCCAGGCGCAGCCGGTCGGCGGGATGTCGCGGCCGGGGGCGGCGGCGAGCAGGTCCGGGTCCGCGGCGAGCGCGCCCGCCAGGGCCCGTACGTCGGCGGCCCCGACGACGACGTCGGCGTCCACGTACAGCCGGGGGAAGCCGCGCGCGTGCTCGTCGCCGACCCGAAGTGCCGTGTGCTTGGAGGGGGTCGGGATCTCCACGACGCGTACGCGGTCGCCGCGCGCGCCCGCCACCCGGGCGGTGTCGTCCGTACAGCCGTTGCACACCACGACGATGTCGGGCCCGGACGACGGGGAGTCGGCCAGGAGCGCGTCGAGGAGCCGGCCGATGACCCGGCCCTCGTTGTGGGCCGGTATCACGATGCTGGTCACCCGGGCAGTATGCACGCTCGAGCACCAGCTCCCGGCGATTCCGCCAACTCTGCCCGGGGGTACGCCCGGTGGACTAGATTGAGCGGCGCCGACCGGATTCGGCGCGCTTCGGCGCGGCCGACACCGTCCGGAACCGGCAAGGGTGGTACGGGTTCGGCTGCTTGTGGGGAACAGGCGGTCGGGCCGGGGGGCGGCGTACGCGATTCACGCAGAACATCGGTTGTGGGGGGCCATCACCGTTGAGCAGGTCACGCACGGGACGCGCAGGCGTCCGGCGTGCCCCTCGGCGACGGCGTTCTCCTCCACCGCACGCGTCCCGGCCATGGGTTGTCGACACGCCAGTCGGCGTGCGCGGAACGAAGGGAACGCTGTGAAGGACACCTCCAAGGACGGCGCGCAGAGCGCCGACCGGACCGTCGGGCAGAGCGCCGCAATCTCCGGCCGGGGGTCCGCGGCGCCCTTAGGCATCGCGGTGGTCGGAGCCGGGTACTGGGGCCCCAACCTCGTCCGCAACTTCCAGTCCAGCCCGCAGTTCCGGCTGCGGTGGCTCTGCGACCTGGACATCGACCGGGCCCGCCAGGCGCTCGGCCGGTACTCCACGGTGCAGCCGACCTCGGACTACGCGGCGGTCCTCGCCGACCCGTCCGTGCAGGCGGTCGCCGTGGCCACCCCGGCCGGGACGCACCTGGACGTCGCGCTGGCCGCCCTGCGCGCCGGCAAGCACGTCCTCGTGGAGAAGCCGCTCGCCGCCACGTACGAGGACGGGATGCGGCTGGTCGCGGAGGCCGAGAAGCGCGGCCTCACCCTGATGTGCGACCACACCTACTGCTACACCCCGGCGGTGCGCCGGATCCGGGAGATGGTCCGCTCCGGCGAACTGGGCGAGATCCACTTCGTCGACTCGGTGCGGATCAACCTGGGACTCGTCCAGAAGGACGTCGACGTCCTGTGGGACCTCGCCCCGCACGACCTGTCGGTCCTCGACTTCATCCTCCCCGACCACGTGCAGCCGGTGGCCGTCGCCACGACAGGCGCCGATCCGATCGGGGCCGGCCAGTCCTGCGTGGCCTACCTGACCCTCCAGCTGAACACCGGCGCCATCGCGCACGTGCACGTCAACTGGCTCTCCCCGACGAAGGTCCGCACCACCATGGTCGGCGGCTCCAAGCGCACCCTGGTCTGGGACGACCTCAACCCCACCCAGCGCGTCTCGGTGTTCGACCGGGGCGTGGAGCTGAGCACCCCGCAGGAGATCGGCGCCGACGAGCGCCGCGACATGCTCGTCTCCTACCGGACCGGCGACATGGTGGCGCCCGCGATCGGCGAGAAGGAAGCGCTGCGCAGCGTGGTCGAGGAGTTCGGCGACGCCATCAGGACCGGTCGGCCGCCGCTGACCGACGGCCGGGCGGGCCTGAAGGTGCTGGACATCCTCGAAGCGGCCTCCAGGAGCCTGGAGTTCCGGGGTGCGGTCGTCGGACTGCGCACCGGGCGCTGACCGCCGGCGGTCCGATCCCGGTCCTGTCCGGACCCCTCGCATTCCGTCACACGCAAGACCACGACCGATCCAGTGGGAGCAGGGCGTTGAGCAGCAGCGTACGAGGCAAGAAGATTCTGGTCACCGGCGGAGCGGGCACCATCGGCTCGCACGTGGTGGACCAGCTGGTGGACAACGGGGCACGCGAGATCGTGGTGCTCGACAACTTCGTGCGGGGGCGGACCGCCAACCTGGCCCGCGCCCTGCCCAGCGGCGTCGTCGAGGTCGTCGAGGGCGACATCCGCGACGTGGCGGCGGTGCGCAAGGTGACGGAAGGCGCCGACCTGGTCTTCCACCTGGCCGCCATCCGGATCACCCAGTGCGCGGAGGAGCCGCGGCTGGCGAACGAGGTGATGGTGGACGGCACGTTCAACGTGCTGGAGGCGGCGGCCGCGGCCGGGGTGGGCAAGGTGATCGCCTCGTCCTCGGCCTCCGTCTACGGGCTGGCCGAGCAGTTCCCGACGACCGAGCGCCACCACCCCTACAACAACGACACCTTCTACGGCGCGGCGAAGGCCTTCAACGAGGGGATGCTGCGCAGCTTCCACTCGATGTACGGGCTGGACTACGTCGCGCTGCGCTACTTCAACGTGTACGGGCCGCGGATGGACATCCACGGTCTTTACACCGAGGTGCTCATCCGCTGGATGGAGCGCATAGCCTCGGGCGAGCCGCCGCTGATCCTCGGCGACGGCCTGCAGACGATGGACTTCGTGGACGTGCGCGACATCGCGCGCGCCAACCTGCTGGCCGCCGAGTCGGACCTGACCGACGAGGTGTTCAACGTCGCGAGCGGGACCGAGACCAGCCTGCTGGAGCTGGCGAACGGGCTGCTGGAGGCGATGGGCGCGGACGGCCTGGTGCCGGAGCACGGCCCGGCCCGCGCCGTGAACGGCGTGACCCGCCGCCTCGCGGACACCGCGCGGGCCTCCGAGCGCCTCGGCTTCACGGCCGGGATCGACCTGCGCACCGGTCTGCGGGACCTGGTGGACTGGTGGCGGGCCGAGCGCGCCGCCGGCGCGGACCCGGAGGCGGGCCGATGAGCGCCCCGGACGCGGGCGCCCGGATCCCCGTGATGGTGCCCTGGCTGGGCGAGGAGGAGGCGAAGGCGGCGGCGGACGCGGTGCTCTCGGGCTGGGTCGCCCAGGGGCCCCGGGTCGCCGAGTTCGAGCGGGCCTTCGCGGAGCGGGTGGGCGCCGAGCACGGCATCGCCGTGAGCTCGTGCACCACCGCCCTGCACCTGGCCCTCGTCGCGCTGGACCTCGGGCCGGGCGACGAGGTGATCGTCCCCTCCCTGTCGTTCATCGCCACCGCCAACGCCGTGCGCTACGTGGGCGCGCGGCCGGTGTTCGCCGACGTCGAGGAGGCCACCGGCAACCTGACCGCGGCCACCGTGGACGCGGTTCGCACCCCCCGCACGAAGGCGGTGCTCGCCGTCCACCAGGGCGGGGTCCCCGCCGACGTGCACGCGCTGCGCGCGGCGTGCGCCGAGTGGGACGTCGCGCTCGTGGAGGACGCCGCGTGCGGCATCGGTGCGACGGTCGGCGGTAAGTCCGTCGGCCACGGGGCGCTGCTCGCCGCCTGGTCCTTCCACCCCCGCAAGGTGATCACCACCGGCGAGGGCGGCATGGTGACCACGGACGACGCGCAGTGGGCGGAGCGGCTGCGCCGGCTGCGCGAGCACGGCATGAACGTGTCGGCCGCACAGCGCCACGCGAGCAGCAAGCCGATCGTCGAGAGCTACCTGGAGGTCGGCTACAACTACCGGATGACCGACATCCAGGCCGCGGTCGGCCTGGTGCAGCTCGGCAGGCTGGACGAGATCGTGGCCCGGCGGCGCTCGCTCGCCGCCCGCTACACGGAGCTGCTGCGCGAGGTCCCGGGCGTGCGCCCGGTCCGCGATCCCGCCTACGGGCAGGGCAACTTCCAGTCGTACTGGGTGCTGCTGGCCGAGGACTTCCCCGTCGGCCGGGACGAACTGCTCGGGGTGCTCTCCGAGGCCGGTGTCTCGGCCCGGCGCGGGATCATGGCCTCGCACCTGGAGCCGGCGTACGAGGGCCACGGCGCGGCCCCGCTGCCGGTGACCGAGCGGATCAGCCGCGACTCCCTGATCCTCCCGCTGTTCCACACGATGACCGCGGCCCAGCAGGACCGGGTGGTGGCGGTGCTCCGGGAGCAGGCCGGCGGATGAGCGCTCCGGTGACCGAGGACCTGCTGATCGTCGGCGCGGGCGGGTTCGCGCGGGAGACCGCGCAGGCGGTACGGGACGTGGCCGCGGCCGACGTGGCGCGCGGCCGCGCACCCCGGTGGCGGCTCGCCGGTCACCTCGACGACGATCCGGCCCTGCACGGCCGGGAGGTCGACGGGGTGCCGGTGCCGGGCGGCTGCGAACTGGTCCACGACCTGCCGGCCGCCCGGGTGGTGGTCTGCGTGGGCAGTCCGCGGGACTACGCGGTACGGGCCCGCCTGGTGCGGCGCCTGGGGCTGCCGGTGGACCGGTACGCGACGGTGGTGCACCCCGCGGCGGCGGTGTCGGGCTCCTCGGCCGTGGGCCCGGGCTCGGTCCTGCTCGCGCACTGCGTGCTGACGGCCGGCGTCCGGGTCGGGTCGCACGTGGCGGTGATGCCGCAGGCGGTGCTCACCCACGAGGACGAGGTCGGGGACTTCGCCACCCTCGCCTCGGGCGTCCGCCTGGGCGGCGGGGTGCGGGTGGGGCGCGGGGCGTACGTGGGGGCGGGGGCGCTGGTGCGGGAGTACGCCGGGATCGGCGCCTGGTCGCTGACCGGGATGGGCAGCACCGTCCTCGCGGACGTCCCGGCCGGGGAGGTGTGGGCCGGCAGCCCGGCCCGCCTCCTGCGGCCGGCGGGGGCCACCGCCCTCGCCGAACTGGCCCGCGAGGCGGGCGGGCCCGGCGGGGCCCCGTGCGGGCCCGCCGGGGACGCACCGGTGCCCGCCGGGGCGCCGGCGCACGGCACGGAAGACGGCACCGGCCCGAACGGCCGGCGGCCGCAGACACGGATGGAGAGTCCCGTCGTATGAACCAGATACCGCTCGTCGACCTGAAGGCGGCGCACGCCGAGGTCGCCGAGGAGTTAAAGGCCGGATTCGACCGTGTGCTGGCCGGCACGGCCTTCATCGGCGGTGCGGAGGTCCAGGCCTTCGAGCGCGAGTACGCCGAATTCGCCGGGGTCCGGCACTGCGTGGGGGTCGCCAACGGCACGGACGCCCTCGAACTGGCCCTGCGCGCGAGCGGGGTCGGCGTCGGCGAC includes these proteins:
- a CDS encoding MFS transporter, which translates into the protein MYLADRSAPSGAKTAPTDRGSGRAPAVASTVLALGTVSLITDISSEMVTAVLPLYLIAGLGLSPLGFGALDGVYNGVSALVQLTGGHLADRVRNHKLVAGLGYGLSALCKPLLLLAHSLGPISVILALERTGKGLRTAPRDALISLSTPDGLQGRAFGVHRAMDTTGALLGPLAAFLILGVAVDGYDAVFGVSACVAVLGVVVLLLFVPSGAGGTPPRQAAAPPAALPAPARPNPVRLRDAAALLRLPRLRALALCAVLLGLTTVSDAFVYLLLQRRTGIDDQWFPLLPLGTAAVFLLLAVPAGALADRIGRRTVFLTGHALLLAAYGLLLWAPDWPALPYLVLALHGMFYAATDGVLPAAVAATVPESLRATGLALVGTGQALARFACSLAFGGAWTLWGTGPALAAAAAGLLCCAAVAGHVLRPSPPVPAAPAPPDPARRP
- a CDS encoding glycosyltransferase, with amino-acid sequence MTSIVIPAHNEGRVIGRLLDALLADSPSSGPDIVVVCNGCTDDTARVAGARGDRVRVVEIPTPSKHTALRVGDEHARGFPRLYVDADVVVGAADVRALAGALAADPDLLAAAPGRDIPPTGCAWPVRAYYRVWQRLPAVREGLFGRGVIAVTEEGHKRIAALPPLMADDLAASLAFGPGERRVVEAARVVVRPPRTWSDLIRRKVRAATSSAEFERFQAAREACAGAAPSARTGASDLRALLRADPELLPAVVVFAAAALAARRGARKAIREQDFSTWLRDESSRQ
- a CDS encoding Gfo/Idh/MocA family protein, which translates into the protein MKDTSKDGAQSADRTVGQSAAISGRGSAAPLGIAVVGAGYWGPNLVRNFQSSPQFRLRWLCDLDIDRARQALGRYSTVQPTSDYAAVLADPSVQAVAVATPAGTHLDVALAALRAGKHVLVEKPLAATYEDGMRLVAEAEKRGLTLMCDHTYCYTPAVRRIREMVRSGELGEIHFVDSVRINLGLVQKDVDVLWDLAPHDLSVLDFILPDHVQPVAVATTGADPIGAGQSCVAYLTLQLNTGAIAHVHVNWLSPTKVRTTMVGGSKRTLVWDDLNPTQRVSVFDRGVELSTPQEIGADERRDMLVSYRTGDMVAPAIGEKEALRSVVEEFGDAIRTGRPPLTDGRAGLKVLDILEAASRSLEFRGAVVGLRTGR
- a CDS encoding NAD-dependent epimerase/dehydratase family protein, which translates into the protein MSSSVRGKKILVTGGAGTIGSHVVDQLVDNGAREIVVLDNFVRGRTANLARALPSGVVEVVEGDIRDVAAVRKVTEGADLVFHLAAIRITQCAEEPRLANEVMVDGTFNVLEAAAAAGVGKVIASSSASVYGLAEQFPTTERHHPYNNDTFYGAAKAFNEGMLRSFHSMYGLDYVALRYFNVYGPRMDIHGLYTEVLIRWMERIASGEPPLILGDGLQTMDFVDVRDIARANLLAAESDLTDEVFNVASGTETSLLELANGLLEAMGADGLVPEHGPARAVNGVTRRLADTARASERLGFTAGIDLRTGLRDLVDWWRAERAAGADPEAGR
- a CDS encoding DegT/DnrJ/EryC1/StrS family aminotransferase; this encodes MSAPDAGARIPVMVPWLGEEEAKAAADAVLSGWVAQGPRVAEFERAFAERVGAEHGIAVSSCTTALHLALVALDLGPGDEVIVPSLSFIATANAVRYVGARPVFADVEEATGNLTAATVDAVRTPRTKAVLAVHQGGVPADVHALRAACAEWDVALVEDAACGIGATVGGKSVGHGALLAAWSFHPRKVITTGEGGMVTTDDAQWAERLRRLREHGMNVSAAQRHASSKPIVESYLEVGYNYRMTDIQAAVGLVQLGRLDEIVARRRSLAARYTELLREVPGVRPVRDPAYGQGNFQSYWVLLAEDFPVGRDELLGVLSEAGVSARRGIMASHLEPAYEGHGAAPLPVTERISRDSLILPLFHTMTAAQQDRVVAVLREQAGG
- a CDS encoding NeuD/PglB/VioB family sugar acetyltransferase codes for the protein MSAPVTEDLLIVGAGGFARETAQAVRDVAAADVARGRAPRWRLAGHLDDDPALHGREVDGVPVPGGCELVHDLPAARVVVCVGSPRDYAVRARLVRRLGLPVDRYATVVHPAAAVSGSSAVGPGSVLLAHCVLTAGVRVGSHVAVMPQAVLTHEDEVGDFATLASGVRLGGGVRVGRGAYVGAGALVREYAGIGAWSLTGMGSTVLADVPAGEVWAGSPARLLRPAGATALAELAREAGGPGGAPCGPAGDAPVPAGAPAHGTEDGTGPNGRRPQTRMESPVV